The genomic stretch TGGTGCAGGAAATCAATGAACGAATCGGCATAAAAAATCCTTCTCTCAACGACCGCTTGAAACAGCCGGCCACCGAGCTTGCCGAAAAATTAAGTCACGCGCCTGTACCTGATTTGCGTAAAGCCATTGGCATCAACGATCGCTTTTTGTTTATTTCTGAGCTGTTTGCAAACGATCACCAAAGCTATGATCAGGCTATTGAAACCCTTAACAGCTGTACGTCCTGGGATGAAGCCCGGCAATGGATTGCCGATCACTTGCAAACCCGCTATCAGTGGAAAGAAAATGATCCCACTGCAGAAGCATTTTATGCCATTGTCAAAAAACGATTTTCTGCCAGATAGTTCACAATCTTTCCGGTAGCGCCGGCCTGCGTTTTCACATAATTGCCGGCAATGGTCCCCATGGCAGCCAAATTTGTTCGCTTCAGGTGATCCAGCAACTGAGCCATGGCGTGCTTATCCTGTACGGAAAAGGCTGCACCCAGCCGCACCAGATCCCGCGCCTCGCGAAATGACCGATAGCGCGGACCAAACATCACGGGAATGCCATACACGGCCGCTTCCAGGATATTGTGGATACCGGCACCAAATCCTCCACCCACATAAGCCAGCCACCCGTAAGCATATATCCTGGCTAATAAACCCATTCTGTCCACAACAAGCAGATCAAATGAATCCATATTTTGTTCCTGCCTTGCGGCCAATTCGCTGTAACGAATACCCTTTCCGGGCCACGAGGATAACAGCTGCCCAATGTGTTTATCTCGGATTTCATGCGGTACAATGATCATCGGACATCCCAAATCCATTTGCCTTACGCAATCAATCCATAATTGTTCATCCTCTGGCCAGGTGCTTCCGGCCACAATCACCTTTCTTCCCTGCAGAAAACGTTCAACCACCTGATCGGGCTGCCATTGGGCTGCAATCTGCAAAACCCTGTCAAACCGGGTATCCCCGCTCACATCTGCCTGACGGATGCCCTGCTCCAGCAGCCATTGCGCCGATGCTTCATCCTGAACGAAAATACGGGTAAAACCCTTTAACAACCGGATGAAAAATGGCCGGTAAAACCTGAAAAAAAATGATCTGTGTTCAAACCGGGCTGAAATCAGGATGCAGGGAATCTTTTGCTGTTGCAGGGCATGAATATATCCATACCAGAATTCATATTTCACAAATAAAGCCAGATGCGGACGAAGTTTGTGTAAAAATGCCTGAGCCATGCCCGGCAAATCGGCAGGCAGATATACCTTTAGATCCGGCAGGGTATCTGATTTACGGGCTTCATATCCGGAGGGAGAAAAAAAACTAACGATCAAAAAAGCATCCGGGCAGAGCTTGCGGATAGCTTCCAGCACAGGCCTTCCCTGTTCATACTCTCCGGCTGAAGCACAATGCATCCAGATACGCCGGCGATTTTGTGGCAGCTGCCAGTCATCCATCAACCGCTGCTGCATCCTGCGACCCTGTATCCAAAGCCTTGCTTTAGGCATCCACAGGGCTGCAAGCCTGATACCCCATACATACAGCCTGATTCCTAGATAATAAAGCCAGCGCATCGTCCGGCAAAAATAATCCCTTCAACCGGAATAGGTTTTCGTGACGCCACCATCGTCCCTGCACAGCCCTCTCCGTGTATTTTAGTAAGTTTGCCCCCAATCAACAACCAACTTACCATGCATACACCTATCCAGATGGTTGACCTAAAAAGGCAATATCAGAAAATCAAATCCGAAATTAATCAAGCCATATCCGAAGTATTGGAAAGTTGCGCATTCATTCAGGGGCCGCAGGTACATGCATTTGCCGAACATCTCCAGCAATATCTGAATGTAAAACATGTCATTCCCTGTGCCAACGGTACAGATGCATTGCAAATAGCCATGATGGCGCTGGACCTGCAGCCGGGTGATGAGGTTATTACACCTTCATTTACCTACATAGCCACAGCAGAAGTGATTGCTCTGCTGAAACTTAAGCCTGTGTTTGTCGATGTAGATCCCCATACCTTTTGCATGGATGTAGAAGCCGTGCGCCAGGCTATTACACCACGCACAAAAGCTATTGTACCGGTACACCTGTTTGGCCAAAGCGTAGATATGCAACCCTTACTGGAACTGGCTGAGGCCCATCATCTGGCTGTTATCGAAGATAATGCACAGGCCATTGGCTGCAGCTATCGTTTCAAAGATGGTTCATCCCAAAAAACAGGCACCATGGGGCATATCGGCTGTACTTCCTTTTTTCCCTCCAAAAACCTAGGAGCTTACGGCGATGCAGGAGCCTTATGTACCCATGATGATGCATTGGCTTACAAAATACGCATGATTGCCAATCACGGCCAAAGCCAACGATATTATCATGATCTGGTGGGCTGCAATTCGCGACTAGACAGTATTCAGGCTGCCATTCTGGATGTGAAACTGCGTTATCTGGATCAATATATCGCTGCACGCCAGCAAGCTGCAAACCGCTATGATGCAGGCTTTGCAGATATTCCACAAATCACAGTACCTCATCGGGCCGATTATTGCACCCATGTATTTCATCAATATACGATTCTGGTACCGCCCGATCAGAGAAATGCCCTCCAGCAATATCTGGCCCAGCAAGGCATTCCATCCATGATTTATTATCCGGTCCCCTGTCACCAGCAAAAAATGTTCAGTTCACTGCCCTATGTTGCACATTCCCTGAAAACAACAGAGTGGCTTTCGGAACGGGTGTTATCTTTACCCATGCATACAGAACTTGATGATGAACAGCAAGATTTTATTATTGAAAAAATACGGCGTTTTTTCAGTTAATCACTTATCATAATTGCACATGATGCAACATTACAGATGCCATACATTTGCTTATCCATCCCAGCATAGATGGGATGAAAATCAGCATCCACAAGGTTTCTGGATATGTGCAATTTTTACATACTACCACATGAAATTTCGATTTATCGCATAAAAATATGATTCAACAAATCATACCACACACAATAAAAGCATGGATGCTGCAGTTATCATCTCCACATAGCATATATTATTACACAAATTTGTTTTCATTGGATGCTTCGTACAAGTTTGATTATTTCACTCATAAATTAGCCCCATGAAAATTACGATTGTTGGAACAGGCTATGTGGGCCTGGTCACCGGAACCTGTTTTGCAGAAAGCGGAAATCAAGTTACTTGTGTGGATGTAGATGAAGAGAAAGTCAACAAGCTCCGCAACGGCATTATTACTATTTATGAACCTGGCCTGGAAAAGCTTTTCCAGCGCAACCTGCGCGACAAACGGCTGCATTTTACCACTTCCCTGGCCGATGGTATTGACGACTCAGAGGTGGTATTCTTGGCCCTGCCCACGCCGCCGGGGGCCAATGGCGAAGCCGATTTGTCGTATGTATTGCAGGTGGCAGAACAGCTGGGCAAGCTTTTAAAGAAATACACCGTGGTAGTGGCCAAAAGCACCGTACCGGTGGGCACCTGTGCAAAAGTGAAGGAAACAATAGCTCGTCAAACAAGCGTTGAATTTGATGTGGTATCCAATCCTGAATTTTTGCGTGAAGGTGTGGCGGTGGAAGATTTTATGAAGCCCGATCGCGTGGTCATTGGCACCGATTCGGAACGGGCGCGTAAAATCATGTATGAACTGTATGCTCCTTTTGTGCGGCAGGGAAATCCGATTTTATTTATGGATATTCCTTCAGCCGAGCTGACCAAATATGCAGCCAATGCCTTTCTGGCCATGAAGATTTCATTCATGAATGAAATCGCTATTCTCTGTGAAAAATTGGGTGCCAATGTAGATATGGTTCGAAGAGGCATCGGCAGCGATACCCGTATTGGCAAACGTTTTCTGTTCCCAGGTATTGGCTATGGCGGCAGCTGCTTCCCGAAAGATGTGCAGGCGCTGGTGCAATCTGCACGGGGTGTGGGATATGATTTTAAAATTCTGCAGGCCGTCATGGAAGTAAATGAAAGGCAAAAAACCTACCTGATTCCATCTATCCTGAAATACTTCAACGGAGATATTCGGGGGAAACGTTTTGCCCTCTGGGGACTGGCCTTCAAACCCAATACCGATGATATCCGGGAAGCGCCAAGTTTGTATATGATCCGCGAACTGCTTGCCCACGGCGCCACCATCCGTGCCTTTGATCCCGAAGCCATTCAAAACGTGCGCAAACAATTGGGCGATCAGATTGAATATGCCAATGATCAGTATCATTGCTTGGAAAATGCAGATGGATTAATTATCGCTACGGAATGGAACGAATTCCGCCTGCCGGATTTTGAGCGCATGCGGGCTTTGCTCAGACAAAAAGTTATTTTTGATGGCCGGAATTTGTTTGAATTGGAGAAAATGCAGGATGAAGGTTTTCATTATATCAGCATTGGCCGCAAGCCGGTCCTATAAACAGTTTTAACCCCGTTTACACATGGAAAGAAAACGTATTCTCATTACCGGTGCTGCAGGTTTTTTGGGTTCGCACCTGTGCGACCGCTTTGTGCAGGAAGGTTTCCATGTGATTGGCATGGACAATCTGCTAACCGGTAGCCTGCGCAATATTGAACATTTGTTCCCGCTGGAAAATTTTGAATTCTATTTTCACGATGTTACCAAGTTTGTACACGTCCCTGGCAAATTGGATTACATTTTGCATTTTGCCTCACCTGCCAGTCCGATAGATTATCTGCAGAAGCCCATTCAAACCCTGAAAGTAGGTTCACTGGGCACGCATAATCTGCTGGGGCTGGCTAAGGAAAAAAAAGCACGGATACTGGTAGCTTCTACTTCAGAAGTGTATGGAGATCCGGAGGTGCATCCGCAGCCCGAAGAATATTGGGGGCATGTGAACCCGGTGGGGCCACGCGGCGTGTATGATGAAGCCAAACGTTTTATGGAATCCATCACCATGGCTTATCACAATTTTCATGGTGTGGAAACCCGCATTGTGCGTATTTTCAACACCTATGGTCCCCGCATGCGCCTCAACGACGGGCGCGCCTTACCGGCTTTTATGACCCAGGCGCTTACCGGACAGGATCTTACCGTATTTGGTGATGGTTCGCAGACCCGTTCCTTCTGTTATGTGTCGGATCTGGTGGAAGGGATATATCGCCTGCTGTTCAGCGATTATCATTTGCCCATGAACATTGGCAATCCGGATGAAATTTCTTTGCTTGATTTTGCAAAAGAAATCCTGGAGCTTACCGGCAGCAAACAAAAAATTGTTTTCAAACCTTTGCCTACCGATGATCCCAAACAACGCAGGCCCGATATTACCAAGGCTCGCACCATCCTTGGCTGGGAACCCAAAGTGAGCCGGCGCGAAGGTTTGCGCCTGACGTTGGAATATTTCAAAAAGCATATAGATGAACTTACTTCTTCTCACAACACCTGAATACCCATGGAAAAAACTATTCTGATTACGGGCGGTGCAGGATTTATCGGCTCGCATGTGGTGCGCTGGTTTGTGACCCATTATCCGCAATACCAGATCCTCAACCTGGATCTGCTCACTTATGCAGGCAATCTGGAAAATCTTACCGACATTGAACATCAGCCCAATTATCGTTTTATCAAAGGCGATATTACCGATGAAGCTTTTATCCAGCAGTTGTTTACACAATACCAGATTGATGCTGTAATCCATCTGGCAGCAGAAAGCCATGTGGATCGTTCCATCATGGATCCATTGGCGTTTGTGCGTACCAACGTGCTGGGTACAGCTGTACTACTCAACGCCTGCCGCCGGCATTGGGACATGAATTTGGAAAAACATTTGTTTTATCAGGTATCAACCGATGAAGTGTATGGCTCACTTGGGCCTACGGGATATTTTTCAGAACACTCCAGATATGATCCCCGTTCGCCCTATGCGGCTTCCAAAGCAGGTGCCGATCATCTGGTAAGAGCTTATTTTCATACCTATCAGCTGCCTGTAGTAATATCCAATTGTTCAAACAATTACGGACCTTATCAGTTTCCTGAAAAGCTGATTCCTTTGGTCATCCGCAATATTCAGCAAAACAAGCCTATACCTGTATACGGCAAAGGAGAGAATGTGCGCGACTGGCTGTGGGTGGAAGATCATGTGCGTGCCATTGATCTGATTTTTCATCATGGCAAACGGGGGGAAACCTACACCATTGGTGGAAATAATGAGTGGAAAAATATTGACTTGGTGAAATTGATTTGCCGGCTTATGGATGAAAAACTGGGCAGGCCGCCAGGCAGCAGCGAAAGGCTGATAACCTTTGTAAAAGACCGCGCCGGCCATGACCAGCGTTATGCCATTGATGCATCGCGTATCCGGCAGGAGCTGGGCTGGGAGCCTTCCGTGAGTTTTGAAGAAGGTATTAGCCGCACGATCGATTGGTACCTTTCGCATCAGGAATGGCTGGAACATGTTACCAGCGGTACGTATCAACAATACTACGAACAGCAATATGTGATTCGTGAACATACCCGATCTTAAACACAATCTTCCCGACCATGCCTTTTGAAAGCACTGCATTTGAAGGCTTATTCATTTTTACACCCAAGATATTTTTCGACGACAGGGGATATTTTTTTGAAAGCTATAACCAGCAGGTATTTGCAGAAGCCGGATATCCGATACAATTTGTGCAGGATAATCAGGCTTTTTCCCGATATGGCGTGATCCGCGGGCTTCATTATCAACGGCCGCCGCATGCCCAATCCAAATTAATCCGCGTTTTAAAGGGTAAAATTCTGGATGTGGTCGTTGATCTTCGCCCTGCGTCTGCTACCTATCGCCAGGTATTTGCCATTGAGCTTAGCGAGGAAAACAAAAAACAGTTGTTTATTCCCAGGGGCTTTGCACATGGTTATGCCGTACTTTCTGAAACGGCTGAAGTGTTGTATAAATGCGATGCATTTTACCATCCCGAAAGCGAAGAGGGATTGCGGTACAATGATCCGGAGCTGGGGATTGATTGGCAAATACCGGCTGATAAACAAATTGTTAGCCTCAAGGATCAACGGCTTCCCCTGCTGCATAGCCTGCCTGTTTACGATGCCTGGTAGGGTCAATCGGCCTTGGGTTCGGCTTCAAAATTCGATGCTGTATCGGTTGCCACGCTGAGCCTGCATTTTTCATTTGACTGAAAACAAAAAACCTCCTGCTGCATGCAACAGGAGGTTTGTGTGATTGACGGGAATCCGATTGCTATTCTTCGTCATCAAATTGATAGGCCTGCCGGCTGGATTGCAGGATGTCGTATTCTTCCTTGGAACCGACAATCAGGTTTTCAAATTCCCGCAAGCCTGTACCAGCGGGGATGAGATGACCGGTAATCACATTTTCCTTCAATCCCAGCATTTCATCGGTCTTGCCGTTAATAGCGGCCTGCGAGAGCACCTTGGTAGTTTCCTGGAACGATGCGGCCGAGATCCAGCTGTTGGTGCCCAGTGAAGCCCGGGTAATACCCAATAGCGACGGGCTGGAAGTAGCCGGCCGTGCATCGCGGTATTCCACCAGCTTTTTATCTGCCCGGCGCAACATGGAGTTTTCATCCCGGATCTGCCGCAGGGTTACAATCTGACCGGCTTTTAGGTTGGTGGAATCTCCCGGATCCGTAATCACCTTCTTATCGAAGAGTGCATCATTGGCTTCCAGGAATTCAAACTTGTCAACCAGATCTCCCTCGAGGAAATGGGTATCTCCGGGATCTTCGATGGTTACTTTACGCATCATTTGCCGGACGATCACTTCAATATGCTTGTCATTCAGCTTCACACCCTGCAGGCGGTACACTTCCTGGATTTCATTGACCAGATATTCCTGCACGGCATAAGGACCTTTGATGGCCAAAATATCGGTAGGACTGATCGCACCGTCCGAAAGAGGCGTACCGGCTTTTACAAAATCACCATCCTGCACCAGGATATGCCGGGTTAGCGGCACCAGGTATTTCTTCACCTGGCCTTCTTTAGATTCAATGATGATTTCCCTGTTACCGCGTTTTACACTACCAAAGCTTACCACACCATCAATTTCAGCCACAATGGCCGGGTTGGATGGGTTACGTGCTTCAAACAATTCGGTAACGCGCGGCAAACCACCGGTAATATCGCGGAGCTTGCCGATGACGCGTGGAATTTTAACCAACACCTGACCGGCTTTCACCTGATCGCCCTCGCTCACATTGATATGCGAACCCACCGGCAGGTTGTAGGTCTTGCTTTCCTTACCCTTTTCGATGATAAGGCTGGGAATTTTGTTTTTATCTCGGCTTTCAATGACAACCTTTTCCCGGTGGCCGGTTTGTTCGTCGGCCTCTTCGCGATAGGTAACGCCTTCGATAATATTTTCAAACCGTACTTTTCCGCCGATTTCAGAAATAATCACAGCGTTGAACGGATCCCAGGTGCAGATGACGTCACCTTTTTTGATGGTCTGCCCTTCTTTTACCAGCAGGGTAGATCCATAGGGAATATTGTGGGTAGTGAGCAGCCGATCGGCCTTGGGATCCACAATCCTGACCTCACCCATGCGGCCAATGACTACCTGCACTTTTTCTCCTTCATTGTTTTCATAGCTTACCGTACGCAACCCATCGAAGTGTACGACTCCATCGAAATGGGAGGTGAGCTTGGATTCCACAGTTGCCGAACCGGCTACACCACCGACGTGGAATGTACGCAGGGTAAGCTGGGTACCGGGTTCACCGATGGATTGCGCAGCGATGATGCCCACCACATCACCCTTCTGCGCCAGCTGACCCGTGGCGAGGTTCTGACCATAACATTTTACACAAACACCCCGACGGCTTTCACAGGTAAGCACCGAACGGATTTCAACAGATTCGATACCGCTTTCTTCAATCTTGCGTGCGATATCTTCGGTAATCATTTCACCTGCAGGCACAATCAGTTCATCGGTCTGCGGATGATAGATATCATGAAGCGAAACCCTGCCCAGGATTCTGTCGAAGAGCGATTCCACGATTTCTTCATTTTCCTTGATCGCCGAAATAGAAATGCCCCGCAGGGTACCGCAATCTTCCTCTGTGATCACCACATCGTGTGCCACATCCACCAGACGGCGGGTCAGGTATCCGGCATCGGCCGTTTTCAGAGCCGTGTCGGCCAGACCTTTACGGGCGCCGTGGGTAGAAATGAAGTATTCCAAGACGCTTAATCCATCCTTGAAGTTGGACAGGATGGGGTTTTCCACGATTTCCGATCCGGTAGAACCACTTTTTCTAGGCTTTGCCATCAGGCCGCGGATACCGGCCAGCTGCTTGATCTGCTGCTTGGAGCCACGCGCACCGGAATCGAGCATCATGAACACGGAATTAAATCCTTTCTGATCAGCTGCCAATTCCTGGATCAGGGATTCGGTGATCTTCGTGTCCACACGCGACCAGATATCCACAATTTGATTATACCGTTCGTTGTTGGTGATCAAGCCCATGTTGTAATTTTCCCATACCTCCTCTACTTCTGCCATCGCATTTTCAATCAAGGTTTCCTTGATCTGGGGCACAATCAAGTCGTTGATGCTGAATGAAAGTCCGCCTTTATAAGCCATCCGATAGCCCAGCTCTTTGATATCATCGAGGAATTTAGCTGTGGTAGGCACATCGGTGAGCTTGATAATATCGCCAATGATTTCGCGGAGAGATTTTTTGGTCAGCAGTGCATTGATGAAACCTACTTCCTTGGGCACGGTTTGATTGAAAATCACCCGTCCTACCGTGGTTTCAATGAGCTGTTTTTCGAGTTTGCCTTCGGCATTGCGTACCATTGCCCTGACCTTGATCCAGGCGTGCAGGTCAATTTTACCTTCGTTATAAGCAATAATCACTTCTTCGGGGGAGTAAAAGATTTTTCCTTCTCCCCGTACCGGATCATCGGGCGTGGAGCGTTTGCCCTTGGTGATATAGTACAGCCCAAGCACCATATCCTGTGAAGGCAGGGTGATGGGCGTTCCGTTTTGCGGGTTCAGGATGTTGTGGGAAGAAAGCATCAACAGCTGAGCTTCCAGGATGGCGGCATTGCTGAGGGGCACATGCACAGCCATCTGGTCACCGTCGAAGTCGGCATTGAATGCCGTACAGGTCAAAGGATGCAGCTGAATGGCTTTCCCTTCGATGAGTTTGGGCTGGAAGGCCTGGATGGAAAGGCGGTGCAGGGTCGGAGCACGGTTCAACAGCACCGGATGGCCTTTCAGGATATTTTCCAGAATATCCCAGATAACGGCATCCTTGCGTTCTACCAGCTTTTTGGCCGATTTCACCGTCTTCACAATACCCCGTTCGATGAGTTTGCGGATAATAAAGGGCTTGAACAATTCGGCTGCCATGTCTTTGGGCAGACCGCATTCATGCAGTTTCAGCTCAGGGCCTACCACAATGACGGAACGACCGGAATAGTCCACCCGCTTACCCAGCAGGTTCTGGCGGAAACGCCCCTGCTTGCCCTTCAGCACATCACTCAATGATTTCAGGGCACGGCCACCCTCGGCTTTGACGGCGTTGGACTTGCGGCTGTTGTCGAACAGCGAGTCAACAGCTTCCTGAAGCATGCGTTTTTCATTGCGCAGAATGACTTCAGGAGCCTTGATTTCAATCAATCTTTTCAACCTGTTGTTCCGGATGATTACCCTTCGGTACAGGTCATTGAGGTCAGACGATGCAAAGCGGCCTCCGTCGAGTGGTACCAGCGGCCTCAGTTCGGGTGGAATGACTGGAATATATTGCATCACCATCCATTCGGGACGGTTTTCAATATGCTGATTGGCTTCCCGG from Thermoflavifilum aggregans encodes the following:
- the rfbC gene encoding dTDP-4-dehydrorhamnose 3,5-epimerase; the protein is MPFESTAFEGLFIFTPKIFFDDRGYFFESYNQQVFAEAGYPIQFVQDNQAFSRYGVIRGLHYQRPPHAQSKLIRVLKGKILDVVVDLRPASATYRQVFAIELSEENKKQLFIPRGFAHGYAVLSETAEVLYKCDAFYHPESEEGLRYNDPELGIDWQIPADKQIVSLKDQRLPLLHSLPVYDAW
- a CDS encoding UDP-glucuronic acid decarboxylase family protein: MERKRILITGAAGFLGSHLCDRFVQEGFHVIGMDNLLTGSLRNIEHLFPLENFEFYFHDVTKFVHVPGKLDYILHFASPASPIDYLQKPIQTLKVGSLGTHNLLGLAKEKKARILVASTSEVYGDPEVHPQPEEYWGHVNPVGPRGVYDEAKRFMESITMAYHNFHGVETRIVRIFNTYGPRMRLNDGRALPAFMTQALTGQDLTVFGDGSQTRSFCYVSDLVEGIYRLLFSDYHLPMNIGNPDEISLLDFAKEILELTGSKQKIVFKPLPTDDPKQRRPDITKARTILGWEPKVSRREGLRLTLEYFKKHIDELTSSHNT
- a CDS encoding UDP-glucose dehydrogenase family protein, which codes for MKITIVGTGYVGLVTGTCFAESGNQVTCVDVDEEKVNKLRNGIITIYEPGLEKLFQRNLRDKRLHFTTSLADGIDDSEVVFLALPTPPGANGEADLSYVLQVAEQLGKLLKKYTVVVAKSTVPVGTCAKVKETIARQTSVEFDVVSNPEFLREGVAVEDFMKPDRVVIGTDSERARKIMYELYAPFVRQGNPILFMDIPSAELTKYAANAFLAMKISFMNEIAILCEKLGANVDMVRRGIGSDTRIGKRFLFPGIGYGGSCFPKDVQALVQSARGVGYDFKILQAVMEVNERQKTYLIPSILKYFNGDIRGKRFALWGLAFKPNTDDIREAPSLYMIRELLAHGATIRAFDPEAIQNVRKQLGDQIEYANDQYHCLENADGLIIATEWNEFRLPDFERMRALLRQKVIFDGRNLFELEKMQDEGFHYISIGRKPVL
- the rpoC gene encoding DNA-directed RNA polymerase subunit beta' encodes the protein MALKKENRPKPNFSKVTISLASPDSILERSYGEVLKPETINYRTYKPERDGLFCERIFGPVKDYECYCGKYKRIRYKGIVCDRCGVEVTEKKVRRERMGHIKLVVPVVHIWYFKSLPNKIGYLLGLSSKKLESIIYYERYVVIQPGIREDKGLNVMDLLTEEEYLEIIDSLPKDNQMLPDDDPKKFIAKMGAEAIQMLLARINLDELSYSLRNQAANETSQQRKAEALKRLSVVEAFREANQHIENRPEWMVMQYIPVIPPELRPLVPLDGGRFASSDLNDLYRRVIIRNNRLKRLIEIKAPEVILRNEKRMLQEAVDSLFDNSRKSNAVKAEGGRALKSLSDVLKGKQGRFRQNLLGKRVDYSGRSVIVVGPELKLHECGLPKDMAAELFKPFIIRKLIERGIVKTVKSAKKLVERKDAVIWDILENILKGHPVLLNRAPTLHRLSIQAFQPKLIEGKAIQLHPLTCTAFNADFDGDQMAVHVPLSNAAILEAQLLMLSSHNILNPQNGTPITLPSQDMVLGLYYITKGKRSTPDDPVRGEGKIFYSPEEVIIAYNEGKIDLHAWIKVRAMVRNAEGKLEKQLIETTVGRVIFNQTVPKEVGFINALLTKKSLREIIGDIIKLTDVPTTAKFLDDIKELGYRMAYKGGLSFSINDLIVPQIKETLIENAMAEVEEVWENYNMGLITNNERYNQIVDIWSRVDTKITESLIQELAADQKGFNSVFMMLDSGARGSKQQIKQLAGIRGLMAKPRKSGSTGSEIVENPILSNFKDGLSVLEYFISTHGARKGLADTALKTADAGYLTRRLVDVAHDVVITEEDCGTLRGISISAIKENEEIVESLFDRILGRVSLHDIYHPQTDELIVPAGEMITEDIARKIEESGIESVEIRSVLTCESRRGVCVKCYGQNLATGQLAQKGDVVGIIAAQSIGEPGTQLTLRTFHVGGVAGSATVESKLTSHFDGVVHFDGLRTVSYENNEGEKVQVVIGRMGEVRIVDPKADRLLTTHNIPYGSTLLVKEGQTIKKGDVICTWDPFNAVIISEIGGKVRFENIIEGVTYREEADEQTGHREKVVIESRDKNKIPSLIIEKGKESKTYNLPVGSHINVSEGDQVKAGQVLVKIPRVIGKLRDITGGLPRVTELFEARNPSNPAIVAEIDGVVSFGSVKRGNREIIIESKEGQVKKYLVPLTRHILVQDGDFVKAGTPLSDGAISPTDILAIKGPYAVQEYLVNEIQEVYRLQGVKLNDKHIEVIVRQMMRKVTIEDPGDTHFLEGDLVDKFEFLEANDALFDKKVITDPGDSTNLKAGQIVTLRQIRDENSMLRRADKKLVEYRDARPATSSPSLLGITRASLGTNSWISAASFQETTKVLSQAAINGKTDEMLGLKENVITGHLIPAGTGLREFENLIVGSKEEYDILQSSRQAYQFDDEE
- the rfbB gene encoding dTDP-glucose 4,6-dehydratase, which translates into the protein MEKTILITGGAGFIGSHVVRWFVTHYPQYQILNLDLLTYAGNLENLTDIEHQPNYRFIKGDITDEAFIQQLFTQYQIDAVIHLAAESHVDRSIMDPLAFVRTNVLGTAVLLNACRRHWDMNLEKHLFYQVSTDEVYGSLGPTGYFSEHSRYDPRSPYAASKAGADHLVRAYFHTYQLPVVISNCSNNYGPYQFPEKLIPLVIRNIQQNKPIPVYGKGENVRDWLWVEDHVRAIDLIFHHGKRGETYTIGGNNEWKNIDLVKLICRLMDEKLGRPPGSSERLITFVKDRAGHDQRYAIDASRIRQELGWEPSVSFEEGISRTIDWYLSHQEWLEHVTSGTYQQYYEQQYVIREHTRS
- a CDS encoding DegT/DnrJ/EryC1/StrS family aminotransferase — translated: MHTPIQMVDLKRQYQKIKSEINQAISEVLESCAFIQGPQVHAFAEHLQQYLNVKHVIPCANGTDALQIAMMALDLQPGDEVITPSFTYIATAEVIALLKLKPVFVDVDPHTFCMDVEAVRQAITPRTKAIVPVHLFGQSVDMQPLLELAEAHHLAVIEDNAQAIGCSYRFKDGSSQKTGTMGHIGCTSFFPSKNLGAYGDAGALCTHDDALAYKIRMIANHGQSQRYYHDLVGCNSRLDSIQAAILDVKLRYLDQYIAARQQAANRYDAGFADIPQITVPHRADYCTHVFHQYTILVPPDQRNALQQYLAQQGIPSMIYYPVPCHQQKMFSSLPYVAHSLKTTEWLSERVLSLPMHTELDDEQQDFIIEKIRRFFS
- a CDS encoding 3-deoxy-D-manno-octulosonic acid transferase — its product is MRWLYYLGIRLYVWGIRLAALWMPKARLWIQGRRMQQRLMDDWQLPQNRRRIWMHCASAGEYEQGRPVLEAIRKLCPDAFLIVSFFSPSGYEARKSDTLPDLKVYLPADLPGMAQAFLHKLRPHLALFVKYEFWYGYIHALQQQKIPCILISARFEHRSFFFRFYRPFFIRLLKGFTRIFVQDEASAQWLLEQGIRQADVSGDTRFDRVLQIAAQWQPDQVVERFLQGRKVIVAGSTWPEDEQLWIDCVRQMDLGCPMIIVPHEIRDKHIGQLLSSWPGKGIRYSELAARQEQNMDSFDLLVVDRMGLLARIYAYGWLAYVGGGFGAGIHNILEAAVYGIPVMFGPRYRSFREARDLVRLGAAFSVQDKHAMAQLLDHLKRTNLAAMGTIAGNYVKTQAGATGKIVNYLAENRFLTMA